The Streptomyces sp. NBC_01353 genome contains a region encoding:
- a CDS encoding trypsin-like peptidase domain-containing protein → MAVAQILTPDGRVAGTGFLVAEGIVVTCAHVVEAAGGGPGTAVLLAFPHVVGADQLAGTVTQELWRSAEDEDVAFIRLSGTPPGARVLPLGSSEGCRGHKVRSFGFPAQAPPEGHLGFGETGDLLPATEGRGAHLQLTDANDLTTGFSGGPVLDEVTGLVIGMLTEITAPDAYERGLSIAYATPTQVLREILPDLAEHEVCPYRGLEPFTAEHARWFQGRSEAVRQVLANLGRQRRLTLLLGPSGSGKSSLIQAGVLRALAAGELPRSDRWLPVLARPRQDMLAEIERAGLPGASSDGITAAVNRRLAAEPSCQRVLLIIDQFEELLVQTTNGRLPELLKVIDEVTSAADEYTKITVILIMRDDFYPQLAARAPRLLDAAMPGLLNVPGTLSQQDLRDIIVLPAEDVGLHFQPGLAERIIGDVLDIHPEAAVTRLAPVTVLPLLEMTLQQLWNRRQDGYLTHEAYRRIGEVSGSVTTWCDSALDELSSAQRVIARRALTSLVHPADPSHNITAVRTQVPLHELRDLASELGGSGEQAAVDSVIAALTRRRIITTQTLGAPLRPGGPPGEPVAELIHEALIRDWGALREWVDQDHRFQEWLDRTRGRQSRWAAQKDPGDLLGGTSLAEGVEWSEQRRLPADITEFLTASRERQRAAIRRSRVLNGVLGGLLVLALLAAGGAVWQWQRVGSAKDAALSRQFAAKSDELLYTNPELAALLAVKAYRTSRTSEATESLRNAGALPAHRRLSDHTGEVRAVAYSPDRRTLVTAGADKTIRLWNTATGKTRTTLKGHSDGVNAVAFSPDGSTLATAGADRTIRLWDTDTGTTRATLEGHTQGVTSVAFSPDGSTLATAGADSTTRLWETADGKALATLEGHTQALTSVAFHPDGRTLATGGADKTVRLWDMDTRKTRTTLKEHTEPVTSVVYSPDGQTLATADGWDVHLRDGGTGKVRITSDSAASLLAFSPDSKTLAAVTDRYVGLWNPTTGTAGATFTGHANGILGLAFSRDGRTLATASRDKTVRLWDASPPDDRTTLKGHDGSVSAVDFSPDGQTLATAGVDKTVRLWNTATGKTRTTLEGHGDEVSAVDFSPDGQTLATAGADKTVRLWNTATGKTRATLEGHGGHVWAVDFSPDGRTLATASADKTVRLWNTATGKTRTTLEGHGDEVNAVDFSRDGRTVATASDDSTTRLWDTATGRPLTTLTGHNAEVWAVAFSPDGRTLATGSTDGTALLLDATTGETRTTLTENAASVNGVAFSPDSRTLATIDDGAVRLWDTASGKARTALTDDVNLVSLAFSPNGRTIVTTSYEGTVRLWDVTTSSEPAQAIKHICRVFGRDLTPEERAAYVPDESEASVCP, encoded by the coding sequence ATGGCCGTGGCCCAGATCCTCACGCCGGACGGCAGAGTGGCCGGCACGGGATTCCTGGTGGCCGAGGGCATCGTGGTCACCTGCGCCCACGTCGTGGAAGCGGCCGGAGGCGGGCCCGGCACGGCGGTCCTGCTGGCCTTCCCGCACGTGGTGGGCGCCGACCAGCTGGCGGGCACAGTAACGCAGGAGCTGTGGCGTTCCGCAGAGGACGAGGACGTGGCCTTCATCCGGCTGAGCGGCACGCCGCCCGGGGCGCGCGTCCTGCCGCTCGGCTCCTCGGAGGGCTGCCGGGGCCACAAGGTGCGCTCGTTCGGCTTCCCCGCACAGGCCCCGCCGGAAGGACACCTCGGCTTCGGCGAGACCGGCGATCTGCTGCCCGCCACGGAAGGGCGGGGCGCGCATCTCCAGCTGACCGACGCCAACGACCTCACCACCGGCTTCAGCGGCGGACCCGTCCTCGACGAGGTGACCGGCCTGGTCATCGGCATGCTCACCGAGATCACCGCTCCCGACGCGTACGAACGGGGGTTGAGCATCGCGTACGCCACTCCCACCCAGGTCCTGCGCGAGATCCTGCCGGACCTGGCCGAGCACGAGGTGTGCCCGTACCGAGGTCTGGAGCCGTTCACCGCCGAGCACGCCAGGTGGTTCCAAGGCCGGTCGGAGGCGGTACGCCAGGTCCTGGCGAACCTGGGCCGGCAACGGCGGCTGACGCTGCTGCTCGGACCGTCCGGGTCGGGCAAGTCGTCGCTGATCCAGGCCGGTGTGCTGCGTGCCCTGGCGGCGGGGGAACTGCCACGCAGCGACCGGTGGCTTCCGGTGCTGGCGCGGCCCAGGCAGGACATGCTCGCCGAGATCGAGCGGGCAGGGTTGCCCGGGGCGAGCAGCGACGGCATCACGGCGGCGGTCAATCGCAGGCTGGCGGCCGAGCCTTCCTGCCAGCGTGTCCTGCTGATCATCGACCAGTTCGAAGAGCTTCTCGTGCAGACCACCAACGGCCGGCTGCCGGAGCTGCTGAAAGTCATCGACGAAGTCACCTCGGCCGCCGACGAGTACACGAAGATCACCGTGATCCTGATCATGCGGGACGACTTCTATCCTCAGCTGGCTGCTCGCGCCCCCAGGCTGCTGGACGCGGCGATGCCGGGACTCCTCAATGTGCCGGGCACTCTCAGCCAGCAGGATCTGCGCGACATCATCGTCCTGCCCGCCGAGGACGTGGGGCTGCACTTCCAGCCTGGGCTGGCCGAACGGATCATCGGTGATGTCCTGGACATCCATCCCGAGGCGGCCGTCACCCGCCTGGCACCCGTCACCGTGCTGCCGCTGCTGGAGATGACACTTCAGCAGCTGTGGAACCGGCGGCAGGACGGCTACCTCACCCACGAGGCATACCGGCGCATCGGAGAGGTCAGCGGAAGCGTGACCACGTGGTGCGACAGCGCGCTCGACGAGTTGTCCTCCGCCCAACGGGTCATCGCGCGGCGGGCGCTGACCTCCCTTGTTCACCCCGCCGACCCCAGCCACAACATCACGGCCGTACGCACGCAGGTCCCCCTCCACGAGCTGCGAGATCTGGCGTCCGAACTGGGCGGCAGCGGCGAGCAGGCGGCCGTCGATTCGGTCATCGCCGCGCTCACCCGCCGCCGCATCATCACCACCCAGACGCTCGGGGCCCCGCTGCGTCCCGGTGGCCCGCCCGGGGAACCGGTGGCCGAGCTGATCCACGAGGCGCTCATCCGCGACTGGGGCGCGTTGCGGGAGTGGGTCGACCAGGACCACCGCTTCCAGGAGTGGCTCGACCGCACCCGCGGACGCCAGTCCCGCTGGGCCGCCCAGAAGGACCCGGGGGACCTGCTCGGCGGAACGTCGCTGGCGGAGGGCGTCGAGTGGTCCGAGCAGCGGCGGCTGCCGGCGGACATCACGGAGTTCTTGACGGCGAGCAGGGAGCGCCAGCGGGCGGCGATCCGGCGCAGCCGGGTGCTCAATGGCGTACTCGGGGGTCTGTTGGTGTTGGCCCTGCTGGCGGCGGGGGGCGCGGTGTGGCAGTGGCAGAGGGTGGGCAGCGCGAAGGACGCGGCGTTGTCGCGGCAGTTTGCCGCGAAGTCCGACGAACTGCTCTACACCAACCCGGAGCTGGCCGCGCTGCTGGCGGTGAAGGCGTACCGCACCAGTCGTACGTCCGAGGCGACGGAGAGCCTGCGCAACGCCGGTGCCTTGCCGGCCCACCGCCGTCTGTCCGACCACACCGGCGAGGTGCGTGCCGTGGCGTACAGCCCCGATCGCCGCACACTCGTCACCGCCGGCGCCGACAAGACGATCCGCCTTTGGAACACGGCCACGGGCAAGACGCGCACCACGCTGAAGGGACACAGCGATGGGGTGAATGCCGTGGCCTTCAGTCCCGACGGCAGCACACTCGCCACCGCGGGTGCCGACAGGACGATCCGGCTCTGGGACACGGACACCGGCACGACACGCGCCACACTCGAAGGACACACGCAGGGGGTGACGTCGGTGGCCTTCAGCCCCGACGGCAGCACACTCGCCACCGCCGGCGCCGACTCCACCACACGACTGTGGGAGACGGCCGATGGCAAAGCCCTCGCCACACTGGAAGGACACACACAGGCGCTGACGTCGGTGGCCTTCCACCCGGACGGCCGCACACTCGCCACAGGTGGCGCCGACAAGACGGTCCGTCTCTGGGACATGGACACCCGCAAGACCCGCACCACGCTCAAAGAGCACACAGAGCCGGTCACATCGGTGGTCTACAGCCCGGACGGCCAGACGCTCGCCACCGCCGACGGCTGGGACGTCCACCTGAGGGACGGGGGCACCGGCAAGGTTCGCATCACATCCGACAGCGCGGCGTCCCTGCTGGCCTTCAGCCCGGACAGCAAGACGCTCGCCGCCGTGACCGACCGCTACGTAGGGCTCTGGAACCCGACCACCGGCACAGCCGGAGCCACGTTCACCGGGCATGCGAACGGCATTCTTGGGCTGGCGTTCAGTCGGGACGGCCGCACACTCGCCACTGCCAGCCGCGACAAGACGGTGCGTCTTTGGGACGCGAGCCCGCCGGACGACCGCACCACACTCAAGGGGCACGACGGCAGTGTGAGTGCGGTGGACTTCAGCCCCGATGGCCAAACGCTCGCCACCGCCGGCGTCGACAAGACCGTCCGTCTCTGGAACACGGCCACGGGCAAGACCCGCACCACACTCGAAGGCCACGGTGACGAGGTGAGTGCGGTGGACTTCAGCCCCGATGGCCAAACGCTCGCCACCGCCGGCGCCGACAAGACCGTCCGTCTCTGGAACACGGCCACAGGCAAGACCCGCGCCACACTCGAAGGACATGGCGGCCACGTGTGGGCGGTGGACTTCAGCCCCGACGGCCGCACACTCGCCACCGCCTCCGCCGACAAGACCGTCCGTCTCTGGAACACGGCCACGGGCAAGACCCGCACCACACTCGAAGGCCACGGTGACGAGGTGAATGCGGTGGACTTCAGTCGGGACGGCCGCACAGTCGCCACCGCCAGCGACGACTCCACCACACGGCTGTGGGACACGGCCACGGGCAGGCCTCTCACCACACTCACGGGGCACAACGCCGAGGTGTGGGCGGTGGCCTTCAGTCCGGACGGCCGCACACTCGCCACGGGCAGCACCGACGGAACGGCTCTCTTGCTGGACGCGACCACCGGGGAAACGCGCACCACCCTGACCGAGAACGCCGCATCGGTGAACGGTGTGGCCTTCAGCCCCGACAGCCGCACACTCGCCACCATCGATGACGGCGCCGTCCGGCTCTGGGACACGGCCAGCGGCAAGGCTCGCACCGCACTCACCGACGACGTGAACCTGGTGTCCTTGGCGTTCAGTCCCAACGGCCGCACGATCGTCACGACCAGCTACGAAGGAACCGTCCGCCTGTGGGATGTGACCACCTCCTCCGAACCCGCCCAGGCCATCAAGCACATCTGCCGCGTCTTCGGCCGCGACCTCACTCCGGAGGAACGCGCGGCCTACGTTCCCGACGAGTCAGAGGCATCCGTATGCCCATGA
- a CDS encoding CU044_2847 family protein, which yields MTPLIRIPLEGGGCVLVEQPGPPDGGPVKAGRIGDTVRELPVTLEGALEPVTEAARATLAQLRKARPDEITVEFGVALAFEAGAVITKSQAGCHLKVTVSWKDGGSGRPHPATSEG from the coding sequence GTGACACCTCTGATTCGGATTCCGCTGGAGGGCGGGGGCTGCGTACTGGTGGAGCAACCTGGTCCGCCGGACGGGGGGCCGGTGAAGGCCGGCCGCATCGGCGACACCGTGCGCGAGCTGCCGGTCACACTGGAAGGAGCGCTCGAGCCGGTCACGGAGGCCGCCCGCGCCACTCTCGCGCAGCTGCGCAAGGCCCGTCCCGACGAGATCACCGTCGAGTTCGGTGTCGCCCTCGCGTTCGAGGCCGGGGCCGTGATCACCAAGAGCCAGGCCGGCTGCCATCTGAAGGTGACCGTGTCCTGGAAGGACGGCGGATCCGGTCGACCGCACCCGGCCACGAGTGAGGGCTGA
- a CDS encoding MFS transporter, with protein MASPASAPPAESNLKRIVAASLIGTTIEWYDFFLYGSAAALVFNKLFFPESDPLVGTLLSFLTYAVGFAARPLGALVFGHYGDRLGRKKLLVLSLLLMGGATFAIGLLPTHAAVGSIAPVLLTVLRLVQGFALGGEWGGAVLLVSEHGDAKRRGFWASWPQTGAPAGQLLATAVLSALTALLSDAAFLSWGWRIPFLLSGVLVIVGLWIRLSVDESPVFKAALAAAEERKAAAAGQVEKMPLVAVLKHHWRDVLIAMGARMAENISYYVITAFILVYATTQVGLSKQTALNTVLIASAVHFAVIPAWGALSDRIGRRPVYLIGAVGVGAWMFPFFMLIDSGTFGALLLAVTVGLVLHGAMYAPQAAFFSEMFATRMRYSGASIGAQFSSVAAGAPAPLIATALLADYDSSTPIALYVIAAALLTVVAIACARETRNRDLSEVAEDAPQAAAAQVRADA; from the coding sequence ATGGCCTCCCCCGCGTCGGCTCCACCCGCCGAGTCGAATCTCAAGCGCATCGTCGCCGCGAGTCTCATCGGCACCACCATCGAGTGGTACGACTTCTTCCTCTACGGCTCGGCCGCCGCACTGGTCTTCAACAAGCTCTTCTTCCCCGAGTCCGACCCGCTCGTCGGAACGCTGCTCTCCTTCCTGACCTACGCGGTCGGGTTCGCCGCCCGGCCGCTGGGTGCGCTCGTCTTCGGGCACTACGGCGACCGGCTCGGGCGAAAGAAGCTGCTGGTCCTGAGCCTGCTGCTGATGGGTGGCGCGACCTTCGCGATCGGTCTGCTGCCCACGCACGCCGCCGTCGGGTCCATCGCTCCCGTGCTGTTGACCGTGCTGCGTCTGGTGCAGGGCTTCGCGCTCGGCGGGGAGTGGGGCGGGGCCGTGCTGCTGGTCTCCGAGCACGGGGACGCCAAGCGGCGCGGGTTCTGGGCCTCCTGGCCGCAGACCGGCGCGCCGGCCGGGCAACTGCTCGCGACCGCTGTGCTGTCCGCGCTCACGGCGCTCCTCTCCGACGCGGCGTTCCTCTCGTGGGGCTGGCGCATACCGTTCCTGCTCTCCGGTGTGCTGGTGATCGTGGGTCTGTGGATCCGGCTCTCGGTCGACGAGTCGCCCGTGTTCAAGGCCGCACTGGCCGCCGCCGAGGAGCGCAAGGCGGCTGCCGCCGGGCAGGTCGAGAAGATGCCGCTGGTCGCGGTGCTCAAGCACCACTGGCGCGATGTGCTGATCGCGATGGGCGCCCGCATGGCGGAGAACATCTCCTACTACGTGATCACCGCGTTCATCCTCGTCTACGCGACGACCCAGGTGGGCCTCTCCAAGCAGACCGCGCTGAACACCGTCCTCATCGCCTCCGCCGTCCACTTCGCCGTCATCCCGGCCTGGGGCGCGCTGTCGGACCGGATCGGCCGCCGGCCGGTCTATCTGATCGGTGCGGTCGGCGTCGGTGCCTGGATGTTCCCGTTCTTCATGCTGATCGACTCGGGCACCTTCGGCGCCCTGCTGCTCGCCGTGACCGTGGGCCTGGTCCTGCACGGGGCGATGTACGCGCCGCAGGCCGCGTTCTTCTCGGAGATGTTCGCGACCCGGATGCGCTACTCGGGCGCCTCCATCGGCGCGCAGTTCTCCTCGGTGGCCGCCGGTGCCCCGGCCCCGCTGATCGCGACCGCGCTGCTCGCCGACTACGACTCCTCGACGCCGATCGCCCTGTACGTGATCGCCGCCGCGCTCCTGACCGTCGTCGCCATCGCATGTGCCCGGGAGACTCGTAACCGCGACCTGTCCGAAGTCGCCGAGGACGCCCCGCAGGCCGCGGCCGCCCAGGTCCGCGCCGACGCCTGA
- a CDS encoding GAF domain-containing protein has product MSHEQVSYLELLARGAATEGFDRPVLLARASGAGPEELAELEQAKQLALRVRAELEGRRRREAELSALFETAHDLAGLRDLDAVLRAIVQRARSLLGTEVAYLSLNDTAAGDTYMRVTEGSVSARFQQVRLGMGEGLGGLVAQTARPYVTENYFDDPRFQHTATIDSAVRDEGLVAILGVPLTLGSQVIGVLFAADRRARVFEREQVALLGSFAAHAAVAIDTANLLAETRSALAELERANDIIREHSGVIERASEVHDRLTELVLHGGGVHDVAAAVSEVLGGRVEFIDAGLDSARLADGHALHEGDRWVAAVSAGGETFGALVLHDQPDLDPVDQRTLERAALVTSLLLLARRSAGEAEQRVRGELLDDLLDAPDRDRRLLRERAARLRTDVDAPHVVLAARLDRTGAGGEGDAGVRESADRQRLWSAASHLAATRQGLASARDGGTVLLLPLGPGESAAELARQTAKHLGGALRESVTVGASAPVASPLATPDRVATAYEEARRCMDALRLLHRSGDGAAAEDLGFLGLLLADTRDIDGFVDRTIGQVVAYDERRGTDLVRTMDAYFASGMSPARTKDDLHVHVNTVAQRVERIGRLLGPDWQSPSRALEIQLALRLHAMSSAVTR; this is encoded by the coding sequence ATGTCCCATGAACAGGTCTCCTACCTGGAGCTCCTCGCGCGAGGAGCCGCCACGGAAGGCTTCGATCGGCCCGTGCTGCTCGCCCGTGCGAGCGGCGCGGGCCCCGAGGAGCTGGCCGAGCTCGAACAGGCCAAGCAGCTCGCCCTGCGCGTGCGGGCCGAGCTGGAGGGCAGGCGCCGCCGCGAGGCCGAACTGTCCGCCCTCTTCGAGACCGCCCACGACCTCGCGGGACTGCGCGATCTCGACGCCGTGCTCCGTGCCATCGTCCAGCGCGCCCGTTCCCTGCTCGGCACCGAGGTCGCCTACCTCAGCCTGAACGACACGGCCGCGGGGGACACGTACATGCGCGTCACCGAGGGCTCGGTCTCGGCACGCTTCCAGCAGGTCCGGCTCGGCATGGGCGAGGGGCTCGGCGGTCTCGTCGCCCAGACCGCCCGGCCGTACGTCACCGAGAACTACTTCGACGACCCGCGCTTCCAGCACACCGCCACCATCGACTCCGCCGTGCGCGACGAGGGCCTCGTCGCCATCCTCGGCGTGCCGCTGACCCTGGGCAGCCAGGTGATCGGCGTACTGTTCGCCGCGGACCGGCGTGCCCGCGTCTTCGAACGGGAGCAGGTCGCCCTGCTCGGCTCCTTCGCCGCGCACGCCGCCGTCGCCATCGACACGGCCAACCTGCTCGCCGAGACGCGCTCGGCGCTGGCCGAGCTGGAGCGGGCCAACGACATCATCCGTGAGCACAGCGGCGTCATCGAACGGGCCTCGGAGGTCCACGACCGGCTCACCGAACTCGTTCTGCACGGCGGCGGCGTCCACGACGTGGCCGCGGCCGTCTCGGAAGTCCTCGGCGGAAGGGTCGAGTTCATCGACGCCGGTCTCGACTCCGCCCGGCTCGCCGACGGACACGCCCTGCACGAAGGTGACCGCTGGGTGGCGGCCGTCTCGGCCGGCGGCGAGACCTTCGGCGCCCTCGTCCTGCACGACCAGCCCGACCTCGACCCCGTGGACCAGCGCACGCTGGAGCGCGCCGCCCTGGTGACCTCCCTGCTGCTGCTCGCCCGCCGCTCGGCCGGCGAGGCCGAACAGCGGGTACGGGGCGAGCTGCTCGACGACCTCCTCGACGCCCCCGACCGCGACCGCCGGCTGCTGCGCGAGCGCGCCGCCCGCCTCCGTACCGATGTCGACGCACCCCACGTCGTGCTCGCCGCCCGCCTGGACCGGACGGGGGCCGGTGGCGAGGGCGACGCCGGGGTACGGGAGAGCGCGGACCGCCAGCGACTGTGGTCGGCCGCCTCGCATCTCGCCGCCACCCGACAAGGGCTGGCCTCCGCACGCGACGGCGGGACGGTGCTCCTGCTCCCGCTCGGCCCGGGGGAGTCCGCGGCCGAGCTGGCCCGGCAGACCGCCAAGCACCTCGGCGGTGCGCTGCGCGAGAGCGTCACGGTGGGCGCCTCGGCCCCCGTCGCCTCGCCCCTCGCCACACCCGACCGGGTCGCGACCGCCTACGAGGAGGCCCGGCGCTGCATGGACGCGCTGCGTCTGCTGCACCGCTCGGGCGACGGCGCCGCAGCCGAGGACCTCGGCTTCCTGGGCCTGCTGCTCGCCGACACCCGGGACATCGACGGATTCGTCGACCGCACGATCGGCCAGGTCGTCGCCTACGACGAGCGGCGCGGCACGGACCTGGTCCGCACGATGGACGCGTACTTCGCGAGCGGCATGAGCCCCGCGCGCACGAAGGACGATCTGCACGTCCACGTGAACACGGTCGCCCAACGCGTCGAGCGCATCGGCCGACTCCTGGGCCCCGACTGGCAGTCCCCGTCGAGAGCCCTGGAGATCCAACTGGCCCTCCGCCTCCACGCGATGTCGTCGGCCGTCACCCGCTGA
- a CDS encoding peptidase inhibitor family I36 protein, protein MTAPAAVSPAAVPAPDGFLYAWENPHAGGFHCKWNANNANWAGCRNKVSDVWNNGFPGRAEDVRLFYGLDWSGSWVCLHQGHSLPDLGLSGLRFFSPGAGKGQLVNDNVSSHDWVDAC, encoded by the coding sequence GTGACGGCGCCGGCCGCCGTCTCCCCGGCCGCCGTACCCGCCCCGGACGGATTCCTGTACGCCTGGGAGAACCCCCACGCGGGCGGATTCCACTGCAAGTGGAACGCGAACAACGCCAACTGGGCCGGCTGCCGCAACAAGGTCTCGGACGTCTGGAACAACGGATTCCCGGGCCGCGCCGAGGACGTCCGGCTCTTCTACGGCCTGGACTGGAGCGGCTCGTGGGTCTGCCTTCACCAGGGCCACTCCCTTCCCGACCTCGGCCTCTCCGGCCTGAGGTTCTTCAGCCCGGGTGCGGGCAAGGGCCAGCTCGTCAATGACAACGTCTCGTCGCACGACTGGGTCGACGCCTGCTGA